Sequence from the Marinifilum sp. JC120 genome:
GGGGCAGCAGGCGCTGCTGGCGTGGTTTAATGAAGGCGATACCCGTGCCTATAAAATCCGCTTCCCGAACGGCACGGTCGATGTGTTCCGTGGCTGGGTCAGCAGTATCGGTAAGGCGGTGACGGCGAAGGAAGTGATCACCCGCACGGTGAAAGTCACCAATGTGGGACGTCCGTCGATGGCAGAAGATCGCAGCACGGTAACAGCGGCAACCGGCATGACCGTGACGCCTGCCAGCACCTCGGTGGTGAAAGGGCAGAGCACCACGCTGACCGTGGCCTTCCAGCCGGAGGGCGTAACCGACAAGAGCTTTCGTGCGGTGTCTGCGGATAAAACAAAAGCCACCGTGTCGGTCAGTGGTATGACCATCACCGTGAA
This genomic interval carries:
- a CDS encoding Ig domain-containing protein encodes the protein GQQALLAWFNEGDTRAYKIRFPNGTVDVFRGWVSSIGKAVTAKEVITRTVKVTNVGRPSMAEDRSTVTAATGMTVTPASTSVVKGQSTTLTVAFQPEGVTDKSFRAVSADKTKATVSVSGMTITV